In one window of Caballeronia sp. TF1N1 DNA:
- a CDS encoding VWA domain-containing protein, which produces MAIDLTAFHFLRPLWLLLLIPAVLLPFAWLRRNDVRSRWRNIIAPHLLEHLIVGERAKRGLQPIHSLAALIALSAIAVAGPTWQQERPPFDQDKAPLMIVLELARSMDATDVAPSRIERARQKVLDLAAARKGARTGLLVFAASAHLVVPPTEDPALLGLYVPALAPELMPHDGKNAAAGLALAERVLQKADDAAGTIVFMSDGFDESHTDDFVRMAKESRHQLLWLAVGTERGGAIRGANGEIATDEAGRTVTGTFDAAAIRRITQAASIPLASMRADDDDVQWVQHRAQVYLEAAQDSKIVPRWRESGYWLLAPILVIALYCFRRGWTVKWLPMILVALSMAYSPRQAQAASFEWLDLFATHDQQGRYSFEHGDYKRAAARFDDPMWKGRAQYLAGDFAGALDTFTRLDTPDALFYVGNTLARMKDYAGAMKAYDTAIAHRAGFAEARANRKLVQMLIEDDEQSDESTTQKPDQVETDKKKIKGGQRVLVEQQRPSEETWMRNLNTSPAAFLHQRFEQEAGASP; this is translated from the coding sequence ATGGCTATCGATCTGACGGCTTTTCACTTCCTGCGCCCGCTATGGCTCTTGCTGCTCATTCCAGCCGTGCTATTACCGTTTGCGTGGTTGCGTCGTAACGATGTGCGTTCACGCTGGCGCAACATCATCGCGCCGCATTTGCTGGAGCATCTGATCGTCGGCGAGCGTGCGAAGCGTGGTTTGCAGCCGATCCATTCGTTGGCCGCGCTGATCGCCTTATCCGCCATTGCCGTGGCGGGGCCGACGTGGCAACAGGAACGTCCGCCCTTCGATCAGGACAAGGCGCCGCTCATGATCGTCCTCGAACTCGCGCGTTCGATGGATGCAACCGATGTCGCGCCAAGCCGTATCGAACGCGCAAGGCAAAAGGTGCTCGATCTCGCGGCAGCGCGCAAAGGCGCGCGCACCGGGCTGCTGGTGTTCGCGGCGAGCGCGCATCTCGTCGTGCCGCCCACGGAAGATCCCGCCTTGCTCGGGCTTTATGTGCCTGCGCTCGCGCCCGAATTGATGCCGCATGACGGCAAGAACGCCGCTGCGGGGCTGGCGCTTGCGGAGCGTGTCTTGCAGAAGGCCGACGACGCAGCGGGTACGATCGTCTTCATGAGCGACGGTTTCGATGAAAGCCATACGGATGATTTCGTTCGGATGGCGAAGGAATCGCGCCACCAGTTGCTTTGGCTCGCGGTCGGCACGGAACGCGGCGGCGCGATCCGGGGAGCGAACGGCGAAATCGCGACTGACGAAGCGGGCCGCACTGTCACCGGCACGTTCGATGCAGCCGCCATCCGCAGAATCACGCAAGCGGCTTCGATTCCGCTTGCAAGCATGCGCGCGGACGATGACGACGTGCAATGGGTGCAGCACCGCGCGCAGGTGTATCTCGAAGCGGCGCAAGATTCGAAGATCGTGCCGCGCTGGAGGGAATCGGGCTACTGGCTGCTCGCGCCGATTCTCGTCATCGCCTTGTATTGCTTCAGGCGCGGCTGGACGGTGAAGTGGCTGCCGATGATACTGGTTGCGCTTTCAATGGCTTACTCTCCCAGGCAGGCGCAGGCCGCGTCGTTCGAGTGGCTCGATCTCTTCGCAACGCACGATCAGCAGGGTCGCTACAGCTTCGAACATGGCGACTACAAGCGTGCCGCCGCGCGTTTCGACGATCCCATGTGGAAAGGCCGCGCACAGTATCTTGCCGGCGACTTTGCCGGCGCACTCGATACGTTCACCCGACTCGACACGCCGGACGCGTTGTTCTATGTCGGCAACACGCTCGCGCGGATGAAAGATTACGCGGGCGCGATGAAGGCTTACGACACCGCAATTGCGCATCGCGCGGGGTTCGCGGAGGCGCGTGCAAATCGGAAGCTGGTACAGATGCTCATCGAGGACGACGAGCAGAGTGACGAATCGACCACGCAGAAGCCCGATCAGGTCGAGACGGACAAGAAGAAGATCAAAGGCGGCCAGCGCGTGCTGGTCGAGCAACAGCGTCCATCGGAGGAAACGTGGATGCGTAATCTGAATACATCGCCCGCGGCGTTTTTACATCAGCGCTTCGAACAGGAAGCAGGAGCGAGCCCGTGA